In the Drosophila takahashii strain IR98-3 E-12201 chromosome 3R, DtakHiC1v2, whole genome shotgun sequence genome, one interval contains:
- the LOC108065389 gene encoding uncharacterized protein, with product MKYFKFCWLLIVVLLFISSQNALAAPKRKRKGFSLPKLPHININIHHNNIHIG from the exons ATGAAATACTTCAAGTTCTGTTGGCTGCTCATCGTTGTGCTACTTTTCATCTCCTCGCAAAATGCCCTGGCGGCCCCAAAACGAAAACGGAAAGGATTTTCGCTTCCAAAATTACCACATATTAACATAAATATCCACCATAATA aCATCCACATCGGTTAA